Part of the Trichoderma asperellum chromosome 1, complete sequence genome is shown below.
CAGTCAGATGGAGGGGAAGATGTACAGGCTCATCTTGATCTCTCAGGCGAGCCACCATTGCCACAGTGTCTCATCTCAAAGTCAGACAGCTTAAACGCCCGGCAAATAGCAGCACTCAACGTCCGGAAGCGTCAATGCCAAAAGTCCCATCTTGATTACTGGAACTCGACTTCCAAACTGACTTCAAGCGGACGCCCGGTCGATGCCATCATATGTCCCACCGCACCTCACGCAGCCGTCGTTCCAGGACAGTTCCGCTACATCGGATACACCAGCTTTGTGAATACTCTTGACCTTACTAGTGTGGTGATACCCGCCACGTATGCCAGCAAGTTGCTGGACCGACCTGAGCCTCGGGACCCTGCAAGCTTCATGAGTCACGAGGATATGGAGATACATTCTGATTGTGAGTTCTGATGCTCTGGCATCTACAACCTTGAAGCTAAAGCCCTCCAGACGACCCTTTGATTTATGATGGTGCACCAGTGGGAGTTCAATTGATTGGCCGCCGTttagaagaggagaagattcTTTGTCTCGCAGAGTATATTCAAGCATTCTGTGTTGAGCCATTCATGTCTGCTGAGAAAACACAGGTTTGGGGTTGCTAGCCTTGGGGTACATGGGTATGCAAACTTGTTCAAATATGATAAATGTACATTCACAGCAAACAAACCGCAGCGTTAGATATGTATCGATATGACCGATCCTGATGAGCTGTTTTAAGATGCCTGCCTAGCAAAGTTGATTTTAATCAATGGACAAAACAGTCATAGCCTCTACTTTGGAGCTGTTTACTTCTCCACGACATTGCCATCATACTCGCACAGAAACCGTGCCACAGCATCTCGAGCGTGTACTGGCTGGATTGTAGTCCTAGAAACCCGAGCGCCACAAAGTTTCAAGGAACCTGTATTCATAACCTTTATGAATAACCTTGCGCTGGTGAGCATAGTTGGATGAGAGCAGTCCCGCGCTATCATGGTGCCTGGGTGGAGCCGCCGTATCACATCACGCCTGAAAGCTCGCGCTATCACAAAGCGGACCCTTGGATTACATGCTTGTAGTATATGCTGTATTGTATCGTATCTTATTCCCGCTGTAATACCACCATAAGACCCATTATACCCAACATTGCCGTTTTCAGCCATGGATATTCTGAGAGTAATATTGTCACATAGCCCACAAACGGCACGTATGCTACTACGCTGCCGACGATGTCGCTGCGCTCCAAGTAGTCTTGCCCTCTGGCGTACCTGTGGTGGGGGGGAAGAATCACAGTCAGTAACCACAAGTCGCAAGAGATGATCAGTTTGTATGGCTAGATAGAAGTAGAAACTCACAATTCGGTGTCATCGGCAACGTTATTGTCTCCTTTTGTTAACAGCCGTGCCTTGTCCCTGCGAAAAGCATCAGCAATACGCATCAACCTGCCGAAGCAGCATTTCACCTACCCATGGCCAAATTTCCGTACGACTCGATGAACAATGGGAATTTCCTTATCCTTCACATTGTACACAACAATATCGCCAACTGAGGTTTCGGTAAACAGCTCGCGGTTCCATAGCAAGAGCAGGTCGCCTCGCTGGAAGGCCGGCTCCATGGAACCACTGAGGACAACGACGATCGGGGAGGGAGAGTCGGCGACGATGGAGAGGCCCTTCCACATCTATgcagcaaaaacaaaagtcaGCTTCATATTCCTATGTCTCCTTGCCACAATGCGCCGCATGGATTGGTTATGCGGCAGAGCAAGAGTCGCAACGCACCATGAATGCCGTGGACAGCACTAGACCAAAGTTCATGATCTGCGCGGCGATATTCCGCGGGTTCTGGAGGCCCGAAAACATGGTGGGCGCCTCGATCTCGAAATCGCAAATATGCTGGTTGTTGTGGTGTTGTGGTGTTGTGCAGAGTTGAATTGGCCGTGGTCCCGGTGCTTGTGCTGGCCAAATCGCAACACCTGTGCTGTACTGTAAATTGAAGCCACGCGAGCTCCAACACGATCTGGACATGGTGGCTCTCACAAAGTGCACGGGCCAATCAGCGCTTCCGACTGGGCGATCGGCCCCGCCCAAGCTGGCAGCTCGCAGCGGTACGTACCGCGGGCAGCTTCTGAAGGTTTTCGGGATGGCAGAAGCTCGATTTGCGGGGGTTTGATGTCATTGCCTGGACGCCATGGACAGAAGATGTCATCGCTCGTAATGGCGGGCTTGGGGCTGAAGCGTAGAATTAATTAATGTATTAATGTATTGAAATGCCCGTCTCTCCGAGCTACTCTCTTGCCACTATCACTATCTGCAAGAGGATAGCTGTGGCATTGTCCAAAGTCAATTCCCATCACACGCATTACCCTACAGCCAGGTGTAGACATCATTCACAATGgagggcagcggcggcagcagcaacaacaatccCGAGCAGCAGACAAGCCTGATGGGCGGCCATGCTCAGTACCTTAAAGGCGTCGGAGAGGTATTCGCAGCTTCCGGGGCATCCATGTCTTCGCCATGAAATGCTAACAAGATGTGTCTTACAGGCAGCTGTTGGAAGCATCAGCGGCTCCAAATCCTGGGCCGACTCGGGAGCGCAAGACAAGGCAGCCGGCCTCGCCGCAATGAAAAAGGCTGGCGAGCAGAGAGATCCCAACCAGGGTTATGGACGAGCAGAGGAGTGGGCTGGCAAATTGACCGGCTGCGAGGGAATGCAGAAAGAGGGCTTCGCAAGCGCTCATCAGAGAAAAGACTGAGAAGCGTCGATTCATCTCCTTTCCGTTGTCTGGGACGACCGGTTGCGGCATAATTGAATGTATAACAATGTAAAACACAAatatgtaaaaaaaaaaaaacaaaagattgAGCACTCTATTTGGCATCTCACCTTCCGTGTTGTACTTGATAGGAGGTGCTGCGGAATACAGGGGAGCCCTCGAGCCTTCTGCCACTTGACGTCCTCTCACAACTCTCTTTCCCAATGAACaatgtagtagtagtagcatgCGCTTAATTATTTGCAGATAAAAGTGCCGCCGCCATGTTTacttcagcttcaacaaTACacgccatcttcctcttgttgctgcttaGAGACTCAGTCCTATCGCATACAATCTCCTCATATCCATCTCGTTTAGTCCCACGATTAATCGGGAGGGGAAAACTGCTCGCTAAAGCATTGCTACAATCTTATAATtcgacttctttttttgccacgCTATTTGCTTTGGCTGCTGGGCATTACAATCAACAATGGACTCAACACCTCTACTCATCGGCTCGGGTAGCCTTCCCGGCCCGACCGTTCTACAGGACCATGTGAGTACATGCTTTCGAGGGATTCTGCTGAGTAGATACTAACAAAAGATCATCAACCAGCCTGTGTTCCTTCGCGCCAGCCATTCTCCATGGTTCTGCATCCCGCAAAACGTTCTCGTTTTCTTCCGGGGGCTCATTCTTGCATACCTGGTGGCCACCGGTTGCCTGATTCTTAACTACGAGCTTACGGAAGATACGACTCTATCCAACTATCGACTTTTTTTCGACTTTGCGATTATCAGCTTTGTCTTGGTTCTCTTGTACTACATCATCACGTTTGTAGGTTGGCATGAAGAGTGCTTCTGTGCCGAGCAGATGAATGGCTAACATCACTCGGCCACATAGTGCTGGACCTTCACTCACTTGTACTACCCAGATGTGGAAGAGGTAGATGGACGCCTTGAATggatcatcatcagcatgaTGTCTCTACCCAGAAATCTGGCTAGCCTGCGCAAGCAATTTTACTTCTCTTTGTTTTATACCACTACAGTCGTCTTCGCTTTTATGAATACGGTAATCTACTGGTTCATTACGCGACCGCATGATATTGAGACGGCACCTGGTGACAAGGCTCCCGATGACAATAATCCTGGAGGCAATCTACATAACGGCAATGACCCAAAGAATGGAGATGCAAGCGGCGGAGAACTTTGGCGTGTAGGAGGGTATCTTGTTTCAGGTACACCATGTAAGGAACTTTTATGACCACTGATAAGAGCGAGCTGCCCGCTGACATATTTGACCAGTCAGTGATATTTTTGGCCAAGGGTGGTTCAAGTCCTTCTGTATTCTCAACCTGTATGGGATTACGGCCATCATTATGATCATTGAGATACTCTttctcaacagcatcaaacGGCCATTTGTGAGTGTAATCACACGAAGAGGGGCATGACACTGAACTGACATGTCCATAGTCAATCTATGCCCATATCTTTAGTCTCCTCGTGCTCGCAGGTCTCTTCCTTGCCTGGGCCGCCATCGGAAGAGCAGCCACCGGCGTGTACTCGTTCTTCTGGCTCGATCCACAGGAGGTTGGCTCCCAAGAAGCGGTGGCGGCATACTGCATCGGCTTTGTCCTCCTGGCTCCCATTTGTAAGGCCCCTGGCATCTGCCGCTTTGAGTGCTGGTCGATGGCTAACAGTGGCTACAGGCTTTATCTTCATGCAGGGCTTTGTTGGCATTCGAGAGTCGCTCACTCGACCCCGCGTCATTCTACAAGCAGCCCCGCTGGAGGCCTAGATGCGAGAACGCGATGGAGGGGTAACGATGGTGACTGTTTGAGTCGACTGGATCGGAGGGTGTTTGTGGGCGTGTGACGCATCAAGGGACCAGACCGATCCGATCTCCTATGAAAAAGCCGCAACTGATGAGCTGTCAAGGTGGGGAGAGCAGTTTTGGAACATTATTTAGACCTAGAATCAATTTTAGAACCGATTGTGTTCCTGACTAGAACCAATCCGCAACCTTCTATTTGCCTATAAAAGTTCTCTTCCCATGACTTAAAGGGGTTGAAACGGCCCGGTGGAGAATCTCGGTGTGTCTGTACACGTTGACACACCCATAACGCCTGATCATATGATAAGGCATGGACTTGGTATTTTCCGCCAATATGTACGTCAAAATAGACGCTGCTTGTATGCGTGGCGCATGGCGTTTGGATCGCTGGGATCGCAGGGGAAGAAACGTTGCCCTGGGCGAGTAAAAAGCTGAGGCTGCGCGAAGTTGAGGCGCTTCAACCCCTCCGTGGAACACGTCACAGGTACATTGCGCCTACGTCTTTGAATGAGGGGTTGGCGGCCACCGCGTAGTAGAGGTACCAGGAGGGAGGCCTCGCCCAATGCCCCAATAGAGTGCAAGTTATTGCAAACTTGCAATACGCatcaaaaagagagagagcagttGGTTGCCATAAGACATATATACACAATAGAGCGGAAAAGTGCCAAAAAGTGCCAAAAAGTGCAAAAAAGATTTCGAAGCTGGCGGTATCTTCTCTCCCGCCGGGAATTGAACCCGGGTCTCAAGCGTGACAAGCTTGCATACTGACCACTATACTACGGAAGATGTAACAGTCTTTGGTAGGCTGTTGTAGTGGGTCGCTTCGATGGAAAGCTCAGTTCCTATTGAGCACTAATAAGCCTTGCCATAGCAGCTGGGTAGAGCGACTTACACGGTACGGGTAGTGTCAGTAGTACTGTATGCGTCACTGGTCAGATGAAGGTAAACAGCCATGGAGAGTGCCGGCAGCAGaagacgagacgagagagagactcGGATTAATCGACGACCGAGTCTCCTCTCCTCGAGGCGAAGTTGTAGTTGTAGTTGTAGTTGTAGTACATATTGTGTCTGAGGTCGAGGTGCTTGGGATCGATTCGGGGCTGTATACAGCGTATGCAAGGAGGACTTCAGAGACCTTGTCTTTTGACTGAGACAAGGTCTCTGATTCGGCGTGCTCTTGTTCACGACACTTGGTGCCCGGTGATTTGTCTTACCTCCTTATTCAGCTGCCTCCTGTGCCACTCCCATTCCACTCCCGGCTGCTCTCCTCACCTTTTCTATTTCTGACTGTTGCGTGACCAGAGGGGCAAAAGACACTGCTTGGCCGCCTCTCCAATTGGCTGCGTGGCTTGCATGTCGCAGAACCAAGGTTCCCAGCCAGTCATTTTGCCAGCCCTGCCACTCGGTGATGTCGACCTGCATGGTCCAGTGCCATGTGTCCGCAACCCCCCGAGCCGGTATCTTTTGCATGGCGCCCCAAGTACTGGGTACCTGCCGTGCCGCGGGCTGCCGCCGTGGCTGAGACACCAGTTCTCGCCGTCACGGTCAATCGGTACCTGTCTGGAGGAGGTACATATAGTGGAGCCTGGCCttgctcttttccctcttctcctcttcttcctttctttctttccccaCACGCAAGCCAGAAAGGGTCGCAAAGCTCCTCGCGAAGAGAGCATCTTCTTGTACTCTGGTATAAGAAGGTGGTCTTTTCGCGCCCCGGACCCCGAcaatctttttgtttcttctcattGCGCGTCATTCACTCATTCATTAGGCTCATTTTCTTGTAAAGAAGGCATTTTCTCACCATCCTTCGCTCGCTCCTTTATTCGTCGCTCTCTTAGTCAAGTTACATGTAAGAGCGCTCTGTCTTAtgcatcaacatcaccaccacctccaccaAGACGCCTCGTTCTTTAGCCACTTCAAGTTCATACCCGCCAAAATGTTCAAGCGCGCCTTCCGGTCGCAGGACCAGCCCCAGAACCGCGTGGACAAGGCGGCGCGGCTGAAGAAGCCGGGGGGCTCCGCCAAGGAGCACGTCAAGGCGAAGGTGTCCAAGCTGCAGATCTCTCACATAGAGCACGAAGCGGCACCCGCCCGGCCCGTCAACATCACTCCCTCGCCGATTGTCACCCTTACTATTGGCCGCGAGGGAAGACTCTTTGCAGCTCACGAGGATGTCCTCAGCCAGTCGCCCTTCTTTGAAGAGGCGTGCAGGAAGGAGTCCTCTGATGCCATGAACAAGAGAATCTCCCTCCCTGACGAGGAGCCCGAGGTCTTTTCTGCCGTCCTCGAGTATCTCTACAAGGGCGATTACTATCCCCGCCTGGTGCACAACAGGCACCGCAACTCGTGGGAGCTTGAGGATCGCATGAGGACTCCTCAGAAGTCATCACCAAACCCCGACATGGGGGGCGGCCACGCAGGCACGGCTTCCGATGCCGCCGTCTATCTCTCCAGCGCCGGGGCCGAGATCCTCCGCGACACCGTCATCTACTGTGCCGCGGACAAGTACGGCCTGGAAGAGCTGAAGCGTCTGGCTTTACGCAAGCAGGGGCTGCAGGCCGGCATTGATGTCGGCACGATCCTGCGATCTGCCCAGTATGCCTACGCCAACACGCCTGATTCGGACAGTCGCCTGCGCGCCCATTACCTGGCCTTGATTATTCGCTGCCGCAAGACGTTTAAGCGCAGCGGCACCATGCAGGCCGAGATGGAAGCGGGTGGCAGCAAGCTGTTCTTTGACCTGTTCGTCGCCATGTGCAATCATCTGGACGACGTCATTGATGTTACCAATGGCCGTACTCCAAAGACTGTATAATGAACGACAATGATGAGAACGGCGAAAGCCTTCGGTGGCCCGGCTGAGCGCAATGCCGTTGGGCAGCGAAggatggatttttttttaagaaaataaacgaaaaaagctttaaaatggAGAAATCAGATCAATAGAATTCCCAGCAAGCATTGCCAACATTGTTCTTGCGAGGGTTAAGCAGCTTTGGTTTAAGCGCCATGTTGCATTTGATCGCCgtcttttgctctttttaCCGGTTTTAGCCCGTCTGAACGTTCTGATGAGTGCAAATTATGGGAGGCGTCTATTTACATGGGGCcactgtctttttttcttgtattACGGACTGTTATTGCATGGAGtgtgtgctttttttttcacattTCTTTGCCTTTATATCAAGTCTCAACTCAAAGAACCGTTTTTTTCATTCTACGGCGCTGGATTGCGTCCTTTTTGGTGTGTTTCTATCAGATCGGGAGCTCTTTTTACAGAACCATCCTGCACCattaagagaagaaaaaagaacaaaaaaagaggtggaAAGCGACAGCCCGGAAGGCTTGTTTTTTCGGAATGGGATCCTGCTTGAGAGTTTTCTTTATGCTTCAGCATTGCTGTTTCGTTCGGATGCAAATATTGGGAAATGGGATAAATTGGAAGAAATACATTCACCTGGATAAGgcatatttttcttttgctttttcacTTACAGGTCGAGTATTAGAAAAAATTTCGGGACAAGATTGGAAAACCAGAGCGCCTGCTTCTGTatttttggtgtttttttccctttcttcttctctcctttttctatttcatctttttttgaCGAAGACATGAGAAACACTGCATAGCCCTGGGGGCGTTGACgcaggccaaaaaaaaaaaaaagagaaaactaaTTCTACAGGGCCGCTAGCGGTCCTCCCTGACTTGAATTCCGCGTCAGGGTTGAGGTTAATGAGACAATTTTGCACCTCATATGCTTTGTGCCACTTGCTCTTGTGAATGTTATATTGCTTTCTGATGAGTATACTATAGCCTAACCTTGGGCTAATAGACTATAACTACGTATGCTGTAGACATTAAGCTGCATCCCACTTCACCTGAAAGTCTTGAAACTTGGCCTCCAACTCGTCGCTGGTATCTTTGGTCGGTCTAGCTACAAGAGCGCCAATCTCGAGTTCCCAGCCACTTCCACCATTATCTCCATACGGCCAGCAAATCTCCCTCATCGGGACCTTGTTCTCGCCATCGACGCGATACACCCAGAGGCACGAGCCGTCATGGGCATCCAGCCTCTCGACTAAGATGGTGACGGCCTTGCGGCCCGCCTTGATGTCCTCGGGGCCACTGGCGTTGGCGACGCTCCAGTCGGCCCAGTTGTCGCAGCAGACGGTGGAGAGGCGGGACTGGCCGTCGAAGAGCTCGACGCCGGCTTTTATCCACTTGCGGGGGCAGGAGGGCTTggtgaagacgaggacgatgccGGCCTGGTCGAACTGGTGGGTGTAGGTTGTGGTAAAGGTGAGGGAGGCGGATTTGAATTGGGGGAAGGGGTTTTTGGAGAGGGAGTGGTAGGGGGCTGGGTTTGGTGGTTAGCAACTGAGTGGACAGTAGGTAGTATGTATAATATGAGGTGGTAGATGTATGGCTTACCGGTGAAGACATCGTGAGACGGGGGTTTCTTCCAGACATCGGTGTTTGCTGGGGCGGAAAAGGTGAAAGTggattcagcagcagccattgcGATGATTAATGTTCAAGTTGAAGTGAATACAACGGATTATTATGAATGAAGCTGGGTAATAGATAGATGGTTTGTAAGTTGGAAATGAGATGGACTTCCTTGTTTTTATATGACGAGCTGGTGGAGACACATCGAATCCTCTACGCTTCTAGAAACAGAGAAGATCGGAGTATTTACTTAAGGGCCGCGTAGATCGAGGTCACGCTCTAAATATCTTATTTCACCGAtctatgctgctgcttacCTGCCAAGAAGATACCCCGTAAAACTAACCAGTTGTTGCTATAAAAGTGCTTTCTGTTGGTATAAGCCCCGGAGAAATGGTAGAGTAAAGCGGGGGAATTAAACTACATATGTAACTAGACGTAAGAATCACGAGTCGACGGGGAGTGTCGGGATGTCTTTGTGATCCTGAGGCCGAGGTAAATATTGATCCAAATGCATTttgagcttctttttttcgtcttgGGTTGCACAGCCTCAGTGCACACAACTTACATGTAGCTAGACATCGTAGTTGAAAACAAAGTAGACTCAAGCGGGTGACGCATACGGCGATTAGAAACGCCATTTGGTTGCAGTCATGGCAACAACGGCGGCGCAGAGTTTAGCCGACGTTTAACCCGCCGGACCGACCAAACTCTCGAGCAAGGCAAATCAGACTTTGCCTCGACCAGAGAACGATtcgggcttttttttctcgtcttctcaTCTGCAAAAGAAGCGCCGCAGCTGAGATTGCTGTGCTCGACAAAACCACTTGAGCCCGTCTCCCGTGCAATCCCAGACACCCGGCGGCACGTCCCACGGCCTCGCAGCATCTCGAAAAAAATTCCTGAAGCATCCAGATTCGAACCGACGGCTGTCTCGCAACCGGTTCCACTGCCGTGACTGGAAACTTTTGCTGTGaagctgctttttttcgTGCGCTTCCCCACTCGGCCATTGGTCCACCAAGACTGGCAGCCTGCGAGTCTTTGCCCCgccgaattttttttttctcttcattttccaTCTACCCACCCCCGAGCGTGCTCTAAAGTGCGTGCGTCGCGCTTATCGAAATTTTTCTTTGCGATTTGAGAAGCACCGTTTGGGTCTTCCTCATTGCTTTATTAACGGGGATATTTGCGAATTTGTAAGAGAGATAGGACTTAATCGTTAAGCGATAAACAGCCTTTCTTGAAAGAGACTTTGTTCAAGGCGAAGAAAGCGACAAGTGCAGCTACACAGAGCctctgatttttttttctttgtccttcTCTTATCGATTCTCACTGCTCACTTACATCGTCATCGCCTCTCAACTGCGTATTGCTCCATCACACATGCAACTTTCAACACCATAGCAAATCTCGCAATGTCGTTTCTCACACCGCCGCCGACGAAACGGCCAAGTCAGGGTCCCGGCCCTGCAAAACCTCGCTTTGCTAGACCGAATCCTGTCCGGGCGCTCCGCGAGCGTGAGGAGCGTCgccatgcagcagcagcagcagctcggcttTCATCGACTCAGAGGCCAGGGGTCGTCACTCCGGCTCATCAGCAGTGCGCCAACAAAGCCTGTCCGAAGCCCAATGTTGTCGACGGCACTTGTCAGACATGCGGTCGTGTCGCTGATGACAGCAACATTGTGTCTGAGGTGCAGTTCGGCGAGACGTCGTCTGGTGCTGCCATGGTGCAGGGAACGTTTGTAGGAGCTGATCAAGCCGGTGTCAGGGGCATGGGGCCTGCTTTTAGGAGGGTTGGTGGTAGCGAAGACAGGGA
Proteins encoded:
- a CDS encoding uncharacterized protein (TransMembrane:1 (o6-35i)), which gives rise to MGGVYLHGATVFFSCITDCYCMECVLFFSHFFAFISSLNSKNRFFHSTALDCVLFGVFLSDRELFLQNHPAPLREEKRTKKEVESDSPEGLFFRNGILLESFLYASALLFRSDANIGKWDKLEEIHSPG
- a CDS encoding uncharacterized protein (EggNog:ENOG41~TransMembrane:7 (o42-63i75-93o113-129i136-158o219-243i250-276o296-318i)), whose amino-acid sequence is MDSTPLLIGSGSLPGPTVLQDHPVFLRASHSPWFCIPQNVLVFFRGLILAYLVATGCLILNYELTEDTTLSNYRLFFDFAIISFVLVLLYYIITFCWTFTHLYYPDVEEVDGRLEWIIISMMSLPRNLASLRKQFYFSLFYTTTVVFAFMNTVIYWFITRPHDIETAPGDKAPDDNNPGGNLHNGNDPKNGDASGGELWRVGGYLVSGTPFSDIFGQGWFKSFCILNLYGITAIIMIIEILFLNSIKRPFVSVITRRGA
- a CDS encoding uncharacterized protein (EggNog:ENOG41~TransMembrane:5 (o42-63i75-93o113-129i136-158o219-242i)), producing MDSTPLLIGSGSLPGPTVLQDHPVFLRASHSPWFCIPQNVLVFFRGLILAYLVATGCLILNYELTEDTTLSNYRLFFDFAIISFVLVLLYYIITFCWTFTHLYYPDVEEVDGRLEWIIISMMSLPRNLASLRKQFYFSLFYTTTVVFAFMNTVIYWFITRPHDIETAPGDKAPDDNNPGGNLHNGNDPKNGDASGGELWRVGGYLVSGTPFSDIFGQGWFKSFCILNLYGITAIIMIIEILFLNSIKRPFSIYAHIFSLLVLAGLFLAWAAIGRAATGVYSFFWLDPQEVGSQEAVAAYCIGFVLLAPICFIFMQGFVGIRESLTRPRVILQAAPLEA
- a CDS encoding uncharacterized protein (EggNog:ENOG41) translates to MFKRAFRSQDQPQNRVDKAARLKKPGGSAKEHVKAKVSKLQISHIEHEAAPARPVNITPSPIVTLTIGREGRLFAAHEDVLSQSPFFEEACRKESSDAMNKRISLPDEEPEVFSAVLEYLYKGDYYPRLVHNRHRNSWELEDRMRTPQKSSPNPDMGGGHAGTASDAAVYLSSAGAEILRDTVIYCAADKYGLEELKRLALRKQGLQAGIDVGTILRSAQYAYANTPDSDSRLRAHYLALIIRCRKTFKRSGTMQAEMEAGGSKLFFDLFVAMCNHLDDVIDVTNGRTPKTV
- the SEC11 gene encoding Signal peptidase complex catalytic subunit (MEROPS:MER0000602~BUSCO:EOG092D4A5H~TransMembrane:3 (o66-84i186-202o208-224i)) is translated as MSRSCWSSRGFNLQYSTGVAIWPAQAPGPRPIQLCTTPQHHNNQHICDFEIEAPTMFSGLQNPRNIAAQIMNFGLVLSTAFMMWKGLSIVADSPSPIVVVLSGSMEPAFQRGDLLLLWNRELFTETSVGDIVVYNVKDKEIPIVHRVVRKFGHGDKARLLTKGDNNVADDTELYARGQDYLERSDIVGSVVAYVPFVGYVTILLSEYPWLKTAMLGIMGLMVVLQRE
- a CDS encoding uncharacterized protein (EggNog:ENOG41), translated to MEGSGGSSNNNPEQQTSLMGGHAQYLKGVGEAAVGSISGSKSWADSGAQDKAAGLAAMKKAGEQRDPNQGYGRAEEWAGKLTGCEGMQKEGFASAHQRKD